Proteins encoded together in one Tripterygium wilfordii isolate XIE 37 chromosome 14, ASM1340144v1, whole genome shotgun sequence window:
- the LOC120015718 gene encoding transcription factor MYB13-like, with the protein MTSWGVMAGQLGWGLIEEGWRKGPWTAEEDRLLMEYVRLHGEGRWNSVARLTGLKRNGKSCRLRWVNYLRPDLKRGQITPNEEIIILELHARWGNRWSTIARSLPGRTDNEIKNYWRTHFKKKSTLSPDSSEKAKNRLLKRQQFQQQQELQLQQQQQQEHLQQLQLQQLNQLDIKRIMSLLDDNNDQKVATFGVVQLPRQEVVTTTTSSSSLNPQTASSEEEDFFYPIFSSTIGIGNNSGSGGVHDQASNNYEDNLWDGLWNLDDMHGNFGVGCALPSKASSVHNLVAPFC; encoded by the exons ATGACTAGTTGGGGAGTAATGGCAGGGCAGTTGGGATGGGGTCTTATTGAAGAGGGTTGGAGGAAGGGTCCATGGACTGCTGAGGAAGACAGGTTGCTCATGGAGTATGTGAGATTGCATGGTGAAGGAAGATGGAACTCTGTGGCTAGGCTTACAG GATTGAAAAGAAATGGAAAGAGTTGCAGATTGAGGTGGGTAAATTATCTGAGGCCGGACCTTAAGAGAGGACAAATAACTCCAAATGAAGAGATTATTATACTAGAGTTACATGCTAGATGGGGGAACAG GTGGTCAACAATTGCGCGTAGCTTGCCAGGGAGAACTGATAATGAGATTAAGAACTACTGGAGGACCCATTTCAAGAAGAAATCCACACTGTCTCCTGATAGTTCCGAAAAGGCGAAAAATCGCCTTCTGAAGAGGCAACAGTTTCAGCAACAGCAAGAGTTGCAGctccagcagcagcagcagcaggagcACTTGCAACAATTGCAACTACAACAACTCAATCAATTGGACATAAAAAGAATCATGTCCTTACTTGATGATAATAATGACCAGAAAGTAGCAACATTTGGAGTAGTTCAATTGCCAAGGCAAGAAGTGGTCACTACTACTACTAGTAGTAGTAGTTTGAACCCTCAGACAGCAAGTAGTGAGGAGGAAGACTTCTTTTATCCAATTTTCAGCAGTACTATTGGAATTGGAAACAATAGTGGGAGTGGTGGTGTCCATGATCAGGCCTCCAATAACTATGAGGACAATTTATGGGATGGGTTGTGGAATTTGGATGATATGCATGGAAACTTTGGTGTGGGATGTGCACTTCCAAGCAAGGCTAGCAGTGTGCACAACTTAGTTGCTCCTTTTTGCTAA